A genomic window from Castor canadensis chromosome 18, mCasCan1.hap1v2, whole genome shotgun sequence includes:
- the Cdk2ap1 gene encoding cyclin-dependent kinase 2-associated protein 1 isoform X3, producing the protein MATPSQYRQLLSDYGPPSLGYTQGTGNSQVPQSKYAELLAIIEELGKEIRPTYAGSKSAMERLKRGIIHARGLVRECLAETERNARS; encoded by the exons ATGGCAACGCCCTCTCAGTATCGCCAGTTGCTGAGTGACTATGGACCACCATCGCTAGGCTACACCCAG GGAACTGGGAATAGCCAGGTGCCCCAAAGCAAGTATGCAGAGCTGCTGGCCATCATCGAAGAGTTGGGGAAAGAGATCAGACCCACCTACGCGGGGAGCAAGAGCGCCATGGAGAGACTGAAAAGAG GCATCATCCACGCCCGAGGACTGGTTCGGGAGTGCTTGGCCGAGACAGAACGGAATGCCAGATCCTAG